From the genome of Colwellia psychrerythraea 34H, one region includes:
- a CDS encoding response regulator, whose product MSPSVLICDDSNMARKQVLRSLPEEWKDSVQIACNGAEALTILRDNSIEILFLDLTMPGIDGIGVLQGIKKLNLNCSVFVISADIQPEMQNKVKALGAKEFMRKPVKADLLLNNLRQHGLL is encoded by the coding sequence ATGAGCCCATCGGTGCTTATTTGTGATGATTCAAACATGGCCAGAAAGCAAGTGCTTAGAAGTCTTCCTGAAGAATGGAAAGATTCCGTTCAGATTGCCTGTAATGGTGCAGAAGCGCTAACAATTTTACGTGATAATAGCATCGAAATTCTCTTTCTTGATCTTACTATGCCGGGTATTGATGGTATTGGTGTTTTACAGGGCATAAAAAAATTAAACCTTAATTGCAGTGTTTTTGTTATTTCAGCAGATATTCAGCCTGAAATGCAAAATAAGGTAAAAGCACTAGGAGCAAAAGAGTTTATGCGTAAGCCTGTAAAAGCAGATCTATTACTTAATAATTTGCGCCAACATGGCCTTTTATGA